The genomic window GTTCCAAAAATTCTTGTTGCTTTGAACAAGTGCGATATGGTTGACGACGAAGAGCTTATCGATCTCGTTGAAGAAGAGGTCCGTGACCTCCTCGAAGAAAACGGCTTCGATCGCGATTGCCCAGTCATCCGTACTTCCGCTTACGGCGCTTTGCATGATGACGCTCCAGACCACGACAAGTGGGTAGAGACCGTCAAGGAACTCATGAAGGCTGTTGACGAGTACATCCCAACCCCAACTCACGATCTTGACAAGCCATTCTTGATGCCAATCGAAGATGTGTTCACCATCTCCGGTCGTGGTACCGTTGTCACCGGTCGTGTTGAGCGTGGTAAGCTCCCAATCAACACCCCAGTTGAGATCGTTGGTTTGCGCGATACCCAGACCACCACCGTCACCTCTATCGAGACCTTCCACAAGCAGATGGATGAGGCAGAGGCTGGCGATAACACTGGTCTTCTTCTCCGCGGTATCAACCGTACCGACGTTGAGCGTGGTCAGGTTGTGGCTGCTCCAGGTTCTGTGACTCCACACACCAAGTTCGAAGGCGAAGTTTACGTCTTGACCAAGGACGAAGGTGGCCGTCACTCGCCATTCTTCTCCAACTACCGTCCACAGTTCTACTTCCGTACCACCGATGTTACTGGCGTTATCACCTTGCCAGACGGCATCGAAATGGTTCAGCCAGGCGATCACGCAACCTTCACTGTTGAGTTGATCCAGGCTATCGCAATGGAAGAGGGCTTGACCTTCGCAGTTCGTGAAGGTGGCCGTACCGTTGGTTCTGGTCGTGTGACCAAGATTCTTGCCTAGTATTTTTTCTAACTGAAGATATTAGTTAAGTCTTAGAAAAGACCCCATGAGGAAAATCGTGGGGTCTTTTTGTATTTTCTGTTGAAGAATTACACATAGATCGTTTTGTGTTGTTTGGTGTGTTGTTTGGCGTTGTTTAGCGTGTTTTGAATTTTTACTTTTTTATAGTTATCACAAAAATTATCACAACATTGTTTTTTTTTTAAATGTTATTGTGTAAATGGCGAAAGTGTGTCTGAGAGTCAGTCTTTTGTTGGAATATTGGGGTTATAGGCCAAAAAGTGTGTAATAAATCATGTCTCACGCATTGCAATACAAGGGTTTTGCGGTAATCAAATCTGTTTTCTGCACATTCGCCACCCGGATAAAAAGTGTGTAAAAAATAAGCTCATAACCCTTATAGCAGTACGGCTCGCGGCATATCGAATGTGGGTTATTTCTTATGTTCTTTGGTGTTCGAAACATGTATTATCTGAATATTTAACAATAAATCGTCAAACGCTGTTACTGTCGCAGATTACGTACTGCACTAGTAACATATGACCGTTACTTTCTCAGTTGGCTGACTGAGTTATTAACAGTGTCGTGCCTATTACCGTTATTTTCTCAGTTCGTTAACTGAGTTATTAACGGTGTGTGTACTGTGGCTTATACGCCAGAAGATTAATCAGCTTAGCTTTACACACTTTTTGGCCTATAGCCCATAAATCATATGTGAATAATGAAAAATCTAAATACGAAAAAACCCAAGCCGCAAAGCTTGGGTTTTGTTTGTGCCCCCTCAGGGATTCGAACCCTGGACACGCTGATTAAGAGTCAGCTGCTCTAACCAACTGAGCTAAAGGGGCGTTGGTCATTTCTTGAGCCGAGTAATAACTATACTCAGAATCGATTTATTTGCAAGTTACGGCGTGTCGTGTTTTGTTATTAGTGCTATAACACTTTTTGGTTTCACATTTTATATTTCGGAAAAATTTCGATAAGAAGTTTATCTAAAGTAACATATGTTTATAAATATAAGCAATATTTATAAAAAATAGTAACAAAAAACGAGTTTTGAATCTTTTGTGTGAACAACATGTTAATTTATAGTTGTATAATCAACGCAATTCTGAAAAATTTTCTCTTTAGAAATGGCTATATTTAGCCGTTCTTTGTGGGTTGATTCGTATTTTTTAACTGTTTATGCATAAAAATTTACATATTTATGTTTTTTTTATTTTCCTCAATGCTAGGCTTGTGAAAAATATTTTATAAGTATTTCATTGAAGGAGAGCGTATTTATGAAGTTCAAAAGAGCATCATATTTAACTCGCTTAGCTGCATTAGGAGTTGCTACAGCAACCCTTATCGTGCCGCTTTCCGGATTAACTACAGCATACGCAGAAACTGTATCAAACGTAAATGTTAATAAAAAATCTGATAAAACCACAATTTCTGGTGCAAATAAATTGCTCAGCAAAGCTGCTGATTCAGGTCATGTGCCTACAGAAGCAGAAATTAAAAGAGCTATTAAAGATTTTGCTGAAAATAAAAAGAATGAAGGTACGGAAGAATCTTATAAAGGTTCATTGCTTGAAAAAGCTATAGAAGATTATAAAAAAGCGTATAAAAACGAATTTGACTTTAATTCTAAAGAAGAAGTAAATGTTGTAGTTACTCTTAAAGGTAAAGGTGGCATTGGAAAAAGTGTTGCTTCAGAACGTAAGAATCAACAAAATAAACTTCTCCCTCAATGGTGCAAAAAATATAAGATGAAGGTTCGCCGTCAGCTTGGATACTTGGTGAATGCATTTGAGGTAACCATGCCTCAGAATATGGTATTAGAACTTAGAAAAGAGCCTGAAATTGAATCTGCTCACAAAGCACGTAAATTCCGGACAATGGAAAACAATGCACGTGTTTTACAAGGTGTAGGTGAGGCTTTTAAAAAGTATAAGCTTGATGGCACTGGTATGCTAGTTTCAATTATTGATACCGGTATTGATATGAATCAGCCAGATATGAAGCTCGATGAATCTGCAAAAGCTCATATAAAAATGAAACCTAAGCCTGGTTTTACAGATAAAGTTCCTGACGGCTATAATTTTGCAGATCAAAACGATAATGTTAGAGATGATATTAGTGAAGAACAGCATGGCATGCATGTAGCTGGTATTGTGGCTGCTAATGGAGATGAGACAGGTAAACCAGCAGACAAGAATTGGCGTGTAGATGGTGTTGCTCCAAACGCACAGCTACTTGCTATGAAAGTGTTCTCGAATGAAGCTAGCAGATCTGGCGGTGCTGATGATGCTGATATTGCTGCTGCTGTTGAAAAATCCGTTGAGCTTGGTGCGGATATTATAAACATGTCGCTTGGTTCTATCAACGGCTTTAGTGGAGCCTCAAATATTACAGGTTTGGCATTAAAGAAAGCTAGAGCTGTTGGTGTGCTTCCAGTTATTTCTGCCGGTAATTCAGGTTTGAATTTTTCGTCTAATGGTGAAATAGATGATGTTTTTGGAAAGTTAGATGATGCGACTCTTGGTACGCCTTCTGCATTCCCTGAAGCTTTCAGTGTTGCTTCTGTTGAAAATTCAGTTATGACAGAGAAAAAAGCAACTTATAAAGTAGATGGTTCCAGTAAAGGTACAGATATACTTTATAGGTTGGCTACAGGCAAACCTGATGGTCAAGAGCGTGAAGTCGTTTCTGTAGGATATGGAAGATCATACGATGATGATTCAGATGATCCTGATATAGATGAGTACGATAGCGTAAATGTTCACGGTAAATATGTATTAGTTGAGCGCGGTAAAATCAATTTTGCTACAAAATTCAAGCATGCTTTTGAAGCTGGTGCCGCAGGTATACTTGTTTACAATAATGATAAAGGTACAGAACAATTCCTTGGTATGGCTGGTATTGAAGGATTTGGCAAAAAATTTGGAGTGTCGATTAGGCGTACTGACGCTTTAAAAATGCTCGATGATCTTAAGCAAAATAAGAAAGTTAAGATTTCTTTCAGCAATGATTATGTAAGCGCTCCAAATCCTGATAGCATGCATCCTTCAGGATTCTCTTCGTGGGGTTCAACGCCAGAGCTCGACTTTAAGCCTAATATCGCTGGTATCGGTGGTAACGTATTTTCTACTCAGAACGGTAAAGGCAATTATGTAAACATGTCGGGTACCTCTATGGCTGCTCCAAATGTTTCAGGTCTTTCTGCACTTATGGTGCAATATTATAAGAATCGTTTTCCTTCTATTAGTAGAGTAGAACGCGCAAAGAGAGCAACTCAAGCGTTGATGAATACTGCGAAGGTTCTTACTGATGATGGTAAAGATACGGGCGTTCCATATGTTCCTCGTCAAATCGGTGCTGGCTTGGCACAAGTTGACAAAGCTATGGATACAAATGTTATTGCTACTGTTAACGGTGAATCTTATGTTCCTCTTCGTGAAGTTAATGGTGAAAGAACTATTAAAGTAGATTTGCACAATTACGGAAGCAAAGATTTAACTTTCAACGTTCCAACTCAACAAGTATTAAATGAATCAAACGAAGCTAATAAAAATACTGTTACAAATATAAGTAAGAATGAGGATTTGACTCCTCAAAATTGCAATGGCAGTATTTTAGTAAAAGCTAATAGTGTTGCAACAGTTGAATTTAAGCTTAAGCCAAACACTAGTAGGAATCACTATATTGAGGGTTATATTCGATTTGAATCAAAAGATTCTAATCAACCAAACATCTCAGTTCCATATCTAGGTTTCGTTGGAGATTGGAATAAAGAGCCAATTCTTGTTGATCCTAGTAAGGAGTATTCTTCAGATATTAAAGCAAGTACAACTCTTGTTTCTGCGGTAAGTAATACTAATAAAGTAAAGGTGAATCGTGAGGGTGAAGCTACTAAATTAGGTTCATTCTCTCCTAACAAAGATAAGCTTTTAGACACTATCATTCCATCTGTAATGATGTTCCGTAGTGCTGAAGAAGTCAGATATTCTATATATGACAGTAAGGGCAACCTTGTTAAAGATTTAGGTTATGACAATTATCTTAGCCGTAGTGATTACAGGAGCCTTAAAGGAAATGCTCATGGTAATGAGAGTTCTACTGGTGAATGGGATGGTAGTGAATACGATCCTAAAACCGGTAAAGAGGTAATTGCTCCTGATGGAATATATACGTACAAGGTTACAGCAAAATTGTCTAAGAATTCTGATCGTTCACAAACCTACACTATGAAGGTTGGTCTTGATACCAAAGCTCCTAAGATTAAGGTTTCTGACCGTGACTCTAATGGTGATGTGATTATTACTGTCACTGACGATTTGAGCGAAACTTATGTGCCTGATATTCATATAAATGGCAAATGGTCTGCAGTTAGAAATGTAGATAAAACATGCCAGGAAAAAGATGACAAGGGTGCTTGTAAGTTAAACTTTGATCCTTCTAATCCTGCGACAAAGCATACTTATAAAGTTCATATTGGGTCTGATGCTAAATTCCTTTATGTCTCAACTAAGGATTCTGCTGAAAATAAAAGTGGTTATGTTTATAAGATTTTTAAGGATTCTAAGGATTCTAAAGATGTTGTTATAAATGGAGCCTCTAAGCTTGCAAGTAAGACTATGGCCATTAGATTCATGTCTAAATTCGATGGTGACAATAATCTTTATCTTCCTATCGGCGGTTATGCTTCCGATGATGTGAAAGATATTAAAGTTTCGGTTACCTATAAAGATAATGGGAATAAGACTGTAACTGTTGATGATGAGCATAAGAAATTCTTCAAAGATAAGTCAGCTTTTGCCGCCTATGTTCCTCTTTAGAACGGTGTTAATCATATTGTTGTTACAGGTTTAAACAATGAACGTAAGCCAATTGGTAATGATGAAGTTGATGTAACTTTCAATGCTCATGCTCCAAATATAACAGTAACCAATTTGAACAAAAATAATAATCTCGATGTTCTTAAAAACGGTGAGGTTACTATTAAGGGCAAAGTTACTGATGATAAAGGTGACAAGCTTTCGATGCATTTGGATTATGTTAAGACAGCGCAAACTCCTGATGGTGGTGTTTCCGTTGGTAGCGGTTCTTCTTCTGGAGAATTTGTAGATCCTGATGATGTAAAGCTTAATGATGACGGTTCATTCGAAGTTACTATTAAACCTGATGCTACTGCTTATACAGTTACTTTAACTGCATCTGATGGTGCGAATGATTCTTCTAAAGTGTTTGCTTTAGAAGGTCGTACGAAGCCAGTAGATAAGTTTGATAGTGAAGTTCATAGGATATTCAGCAAGGATTATGACTTTGAAATAGATAAGGAATCCGCAAATAAGTTTGAAGGAATTAACACTTATATAATTCAACCAAAATTGAAAGACGGTAAGCCAAATCCTAATATAAGTGGTAATTCCTTTACAGTAACAGGTAAAGTTGGACCTAAGATTTCAAACATAGTGTTCACGCCTTCTGCTGAAATAGTTGACGGTCATATGAAATTGAAAGATCCTATTGTTGCTGTAATTAAAGATGGTCGTTTTTCTGTGACGCTTCCTATGCGTGTTGGAATAAATGATTTCCGTATGCAACTTAAAGAAAAAGTTAAGAAAGAAGGGTCAACAGAGGAATTAGAGAGAAGCTTCCTTGATACTAAGGCAAGATTCTACTTTGACGTAAATCCAGCTAAGGCTGTGTTTAACGAACCTATTGTTTACGGTAATACATTGTTCACCAATAAAGATTCTGTGGACTTCAAGGGTTCTATGAGCCAGGATTGCTTTGGGTATTCTCTGTTTATAAACGGAAGTATAGTTAGTGAATTCTTCTCAACAGATGGTGGTGGTGAAAAGGTAAACAAGTCATTGTTTAACAAGAATTTTGCTGTAAAAGATAAGGATATTATTCATGTAGAAGTGAATAATACAACTGCTTCATCTTTGGAAACCTTCATACCTGTAGTTGTTGATAAGAAGGATCCTGAAGTTAATATTGGTGTGGAAAGCAATGAAACTATTAGTGATAATAGATCCATCAAGGTGAAGGTCAAGGATAATAATCTTCAACTTGCAAAAGTATATGTTGATGGAAAAGTTGTCGCTTCTGCTAAAAATAATCTAGTTAAGAAGAATATAGAAGATATTCTTGTAGATTCTGATAATAGTAAAGATAATGCTGCTGTTGTTGCTAGCAAGCCGGGTGAGACTGAATTCAGTCTTGATATTCCAACTGCTGATTTAAATAACGGTAGTCATACTATTAGAGTAGAGGCTGTTGATTACGCGGGTAATATTACGACTAATACGAACGCTGATAGTGATACGGTTTCTAAGGTAATTGTGATTGACAGAAAGAAAGATACGCCTCAAGGTCCATCTGAACATTCTGGCTCTTCTAATACTTCTGTAAATCCACCTGCTGAGTCGACTTCAGCGCCTAAGGCTCCTGAATCAATAGCAGATCTAAAACAATCACTTAAAGGTGATCTTGTAGTTGGTAATCGCTTGAATAACGTTGCTCGTGCTGGTAAGAGCAATCCTGTTGTTATGCTGATTGCTGGAATGAATGATTCTGCTGAATCTGGTTCTGAGTCTCCTAATGCTAAAGTTTCTAGTGATACAAGTGCATTCATTAACCAACTTAAGAAGAATAAGTTAGCTTATGCTTATGCTTACATTTATTCTTCGCCTGTGCTATTGCATGGTAAAGATGGATCTAAGTATGTAACGGTAACGTTAGGTGATGATGGGTTGCCTCGCTTCGACGCTAAGATACCAGAAGGATATTCAGGTGAGTATACGATTGTTCTTCTTGATGAAAATGGTTCGCAGATTGCATGGACTAATGTGTGGGTTATTCCAGCTAATGCAACTTCATCTGAAGAAACAATTGCAGAATATAATCAGAAATATTCTGAAAATAATTTCGGAAGTGTTTTGGGAAGTTCTTCAGGATTTGGATTTGATTCATATTACGAGAATTATGAATCTTCTAGCAATGCTGCCAATGATTATTTGAGCTCTGGTTACGCAAATGCTAGTGGATCTGCAAATGCAAGCAATGCTGATGCCAACGGTAGCGGAAGTAAGAACGGAAGCGGATCTAAAGCTAATGGTGCTGCCAATTCTGGTGCAAGCAATTCTGCATCTTCAAAGGAAGCTAATGCAAGTAGCATGCTTTCAAAGTTAAGTGCAACTGGTGTTGGAACAGTTTCCACTCTGGTTACAGTTACTTTGTTGATGCTAATTAGTGCTTTTGCGTTAATTGCTAGCAGATTGCGGAATCGAAGTATTAAATAATTGAATTTTAGATTCTGAAGTTGAATTTTAGATTCTATGATTCTAAATAATTAAGTACTCCTCATGCTTAATCGCATGGGGAGTATTTTATTGTGGGCACTACTGTCGAGAGTTATCGCGTGTTTGTCCCTCTTTGCAGTCAAGCTGTAAACATGACCTCGTCAAATATGATGCCGCAATTATTCCAGGATGATGCTTCGCAAGATATGCCGCAAGATTCGCAGCAGACGATTATGTCGCAGCCGCGCCAAACGTTCGTTCAGTCGCAGCCGCAGCCGCGCCAGCTTCCTCTGAAGGCAGCCGACACGACTGCCGAAAATCCTTGGCCGGTAAGCGTTATAAGCCAAAAGTTCCATGGTGCTGTAGAAAAGTGGCCTGCAGCTTGGGTAGAAGGTCAGATTGTTGAAATCAACATGAGAAGGTCTACGTCTGGCTACATAACGCTCAGAGACAGTAACGAAGACATTTCAATCTCCATAATGGGCTTTAGCAAGTTTGTTCAGCAATCGAAAGATTTGCGGCAGGGCGATAGAGTAGTAGTTCACGGCAAGGCGGATATTTGGGTAAAAGCAACGCGATTGAGCTTTGTTGCAGACGAAATTAGACGTGTTGGCGCTGGCGACTTAAAAGCGCAAATAGATGAGTTGCGCAAAAAGCTTAAAGGCGAAGGCTTGTTTGACGTGGAGAATAAAGTGCCTCTGCCTGAGTTCCCAAAGTGCATTGGTCTAGTGTGTGCGCCTCAAGCTCGCGCCGAGGGGGATGTTATTACAAACGTCAATTTGCGCTGGCCTGTAACGCGTTTTAAGGTGGTTCACGCGCATGTTCAGGGTGTGCAATGCCCAGCGGACGTAATTGCGGCCATTAAGCAGCTAGACGCAGACCCAGAGGTTGATGTGATTATTGTTGCGCGCGGCGGCGGTAGTTTTGAAGATTTGATTGGATTTTCGGACGAAGGCGTGGTTCGCGCTACGGCTGCTTGCGTAACTCCGATTGTTTCTGCGATTGGTCACGAAGACGATTGGACGCTTATTGATTTGGCTGCAGATATGCGAGCCTCTACTCCTACAGATGCAGCAAAGCGCGTTGTTCCAGATGTTAACGAGCAATGGCAGTTGATTGATAACGCTTTGCAACACGCGCGTATGAGGATTTCTGCGCGAGTTAGCAACGAGATTCAGCTTATTGAAGGCTACGCGAATCGTCCTA from Gardnerella vaginalis ATCC 14018 = JCM 11026 includes these protein-coding regions:
- the xseA gene encoding exodeoxyribonuclease VII large subunit, with translation MTSSNMMPQLFQDDASQDMPQDSQQTIMSQPRQTFVQSQPQPRQLPLKAADTTAENPWPVSVISQKFHGAVEKWPAAWVEGQIVEINMRRSTSGYITLRDSNEDISISIMGFSKFVQQSKDLRQGDRVVVHGKADIWVKATRLSFVADEIRRVGAGDLKAQIDELRKKLKGEGLFDVENKVPLPEFPKCIGLVCAPQARAEGDVITNVNLRWPVTRFKVVHAHVQGVQCPADVIAAIKQLDADPEVDVIIVARGGGSFEDLIGFSDEGVVRATAACVTPIVSAIGHEDDWTLIDLAADMRASTPTDAAKRVVPDVNEQWQLIDNALQHARMRISARVSNEIQLIEGYANRPSLTRPSTMLEPHELFVQQAVERMRHGLVRLLDDASLTVEKAHASITALSPQSTLNRGYAVVQISGGKVLDDSSRVKTGDDITVTLKSGLITASVTSVEKS
- the tuf gene encoding elongation factor Tu, with product MAKEKYERTKPHVNIGTIGHVDHGKTTLTAAISKVLHGEYPDLNPQYDFDQIDAAPEEKERGITINIAHIEYQTAARHYAHVDAPGHADYVKNMITGAAQMDGAILVVAATDGPMAQTREHVLLAKQVGVPKILVALNKCDMVDDEELIDLVEEEVRDLLEENGFDRDCPVIRTSAYGALHDDAPDHDKWVETVKELMKAVDEYIPTPTHDLDKPFLMPIEDVFTISGRGTVVTGRVERGKLPINTPVEIVGLRDTQTTTVTSIETFHKQMDEAEAGDNTGLLLRGINRTDVERGQVVAAPGSVTPHTKFEGEVYVLTKDEGGRHSPFFSNYRPQFYFRTTDVTGVITLPDGIEMVQPGDHATFTVELIQAIAMEEGLTFAVREGGRTVGSGRVTKILA
- a CDS encoding S8 family serine peptidase; the encoded protein is MKFKRASYLTRLAALGVATATLIVPLSGLTTAYAETVSNVNVNKKSDKTTISGANKLLSKAADSGHVPTEAEIKRAIKDFAENKKNEGTEESYKGSLLEKAIEDYKKAYKNEFDFNSKEEVNVVVTLKGKGGIGKSVASERKNQQNKLLPQWCKKYKMKVRRQLGYLVNAFEVTMPQNMVLELRKEPEIESAHKARKFRTMENNARVLQGVGEAFKKYKLDGTGMLVSIIDTGIDMNQPDMKLDESAKAHIKMKPKPGFTDKVPDGYNFADQNDNVRDDISEEQHGMHVAGIVAANGDETGKPADKNWRVDGVAPNAQLLAMKVFSNEASRSGGADDADIAAAVEKSVELGADIINMSLGSINGFSGASNITGLALKKARAVGVLPVISAGNSGLNFSSNGEIDDVFGKLDDATLGTPSAFPEAFSVASVENSVMTEKKATYKVDGSSKGTDILYRLATGKPDGQEREVVSVGYGRSYDDDSDDPDIDEYDSVNVHGKYVLVERGKINFATKFKHAFEAGAAGILVYNNDKGTEQFLGMAGIEGFGKKFGVSIRRTDALKMLDDLKQNKKVKISFSNDYVSAPNPDSMHPSGFSSWGSTPELDFKPNIAGIGGNVFSTQNGKGNYVNMSGTSMAAPNVSGLSALMVQYYKNRFPSISRVERAKRATQALMNTAKVLTDDGKDTGVPYVPRQIGAGLAQVDKAMDTNVIATVNGESYVPLREVNGERTIKVDLHNYGSKDLTFNVPTQQVLNESNEANKNTVTNISKNEDLTPQNCNGSILVKANSVATVEFKLKPNTSRNHYIEGYIRFESKDSNQPNISVPYLGFVGDWNKEPILVDPSKEYSSDIKASTTLVSAVSNTNKVKVNREGEATKLGSFSPNKDKLLDTIIPSVMMFRSAEEVRYSIYDSKGNLVKDLGYDNYLSRSDYRSLKGNAHGNESSTGEWDGSEYDPKTGKEVIAPDGIYTYKVTAKLSKNSDRSQTYTMKVGLDTKAPKIKVSDRDSNGDVIITVTDDLSETYVPDIHINGKWSAVRNVDKTCQEKDDKGACKLNFDPSNPATKHTYKVHIGSDAKFLYVSTKDSAENKSGYVYKIFKDSKDSKDVVINGASKLASKTMAIRFMSKFDGDNNLYLPIGGYASDDVKDIKVSVTYKDNGNKTVTVDDEHKKFFKDKSAFAAYVPL